From the genome of Thermithiobacillus plumbiphilus, one region includes:
- the purE gene encoding 5-(carboxyamino)imidazole ribonucleotide mutase produces MEKILVGVVMGSQSDWEVMQHAAHALTALGVPFEARVVSAHRTPDLLFDYAASAAGRGLRCIIAGAGGAAHLPGMLAAKTTVPVLGVPVPSKYLKGMDSLLSIVQMPKGIPVATFAIGEAGAANAGLFAAAMLACADAVLAQRLADFRAQQTESVLAKQLPDIA; encoded by the coding sequence ATGGAAAAGATCCTCGTGGGCGTGGTAATGGGCAGTCAGAGCGACTGGGAGGTGATGCAGCATGCCGCCCATGCCCTGACTGCATTGGGCGTGCCCTTCGAAGCGCGTGTGGTCTCTGCCCATCGCACGCCCGATCTGCTGTTTGACTACGCCGCCAGCGCGGCGGGGCGCGGCCTGCGCTGCATCATTGCCGGCGCCGGTGGTGCGGCGCACCTGCCGGGCATGCTCGCGGCCAAGACCACCGTGCCCGTGCTCGGGGTGCCGGTACCCTCGAAGTATCTCAAGGGCATGGATTCATTGCTTTCCATCGTGCAGATGCCCAAGGGCATTCCCGTGGCCACCTTTGCCATCGGCGAGGCCGGTGCGGCCAATGCCGGTCTGTTTGCCGCCGCCATGCTGGCCTGCGCGGATGCGGTGCTGGCACAGCGGCTGGCTGACTTTCGCGCCCAGCAGACCGAGTCCGTGCTCGCCAAGCAATTGCCGGATATCGCGTGA
- a CDS encoding putative bifunctional diguanylate cyclase/phosphodiesterase: MNAFPDKKKKSPPGRNGQSAVPVGQVQQENPALLASLNEVEWLRSQNQSLKRILAQLHGLLDAFPDPVFMKDERNAWIYANPAILELFRLPADAYQGKTDGELLPARDAAKCIASDLKTIQSRHLSLSEEIFPGVDGEVRYFEVYKMPLFDRSNGEYQGLIGIGRDVTARKQAQHELEHSLARNRRLAEHDELTGLYNRRQFRQLLEKRLAEAATGHAMLLVDIDNFRFVNDTFGHERGDAYILSLSSLLFANMGPGELLARSGGDEFSLLIPFTSIEEVSSRAQTLLSLFSRQGEALESDGFSPPTVSIGISLSDNAGSAGELLMQADLAMHQAKSAGRNTVCFYEPAQRDDVSRRLGLYGRIKSLLRQPDSLTLHFQPIVDLQSGAWLKAEALLRLCRPGQEDLSPYELVTTAEQFGLMGELSRRVIDMAFSQKAAWAGSGIPGITLSINLSGQNFDDLKLLEYIFERAHHYRIVPDEIIFEVTESQAMRNLAKSAHFIATLQEVGFQFALDDFGVDFASFNYLKRLPVNIIKIDGSFIRDIDSCPRDQALTRAICEIARAFGMQTVAEQIENAETLARLREIGVSYGQGWYFARAMPAEIFAAQWGVQSACPQP; this comes from the coding sequence ATGAATGCATTTCCAGACAAGAAGAAAAAGTCCCCGCCAGGACGGAATGGGCAGAGCGCGGTGCCGGTCGGGCAGGTACAGCAGGAAAATCCGGCCCTGCTCGCGTCCCTGAACGAGGTCGAATGGCTGCGGTCCCAGAACCAGTCGCTCAAGCGCATTCTGGCACAGCTTCATGGTCTGCTCGACGCCTTCCCCGATCCGGTGTTCATGAAGGACGAACGCAACGCCTGGATATACGCCAATCCGGCCATCCTCGAATTGTTTCGGTTGCCCGCCGATGCCTATCAGGGAAAAACCGACGGGGAACTGCTGCCTGCCAGGGATGCTGCCAAATGCATCGCCAGCGATCTGAAAACCATCCAGTCGCGCCACCTGAGTCTCAGCGAGGAAATCTTCCCCGGCGTGGATGGCGAGGTGCGTTATTTCGAAGTCTATAAGATGCCCCTGTTCGACCGGAGCAATGGCGAGTATCAGGGATTGATCGGCATCGGACGCGACGTCACCGCGCGCAAGCAGGCCCAGCATGAACTTGAGCACAGTCTGGCGCGCAACCGGCGTCTTGCCGAACACGATGAGCTGACCGGTCTCTATAACCGCCGTCAGTTCCGCCAGTTGCTGGAAAAGCGTCTGGCGGAGGCGGCAACAGGCCATGCCATGCTGCTCGTCGATATCGACAATTTCCGGTTCGTCAACGACACCTTTGGCCATGAGCGCGGTGACGCTTATATTTTGAGTCTGTCCTCGCTGCTCTTTGCCAACATGGGCCCGGGCGAGCTACTGGCGCGATCGGGTGGTGACGAGTTTTCACTTTTGATTCCCTTCACGAGTATCGAGGAGGTGAGCAGCCGGGCCCAGACCCTGTTGTCACTCTTCAGCCGCCAGGGCGAGGCCCTGGAAAGTGACGGCTTCTCGCCACCCACGGTCTCCATCGGCATCAGCCTGTCCGATAATGCCGGCAGTGCCGGTGAATTGCTCATGCAGGCGGATCTTGCCATGCACCAGGCGAAATCTGCCGGACGCAATACGGTATGTTTCTACGAACCGGCACAGCGCGATGATGTCTCGCGACGCCTGGGGCTTTATGGCCGCATCAAATCCCTGCTGCGTCAGCCCGACAGCCTCACGCTCCACTTCCAGCCCATCGTTGATCTGCAAAGCGGGGCCTGGCTGAAGGCCGAGGCCCTGTTGCGCCTGTGCCGGCCTGGGCAGGAAGATCTCTCGCCCTATGAGCTGGTCACCACCGCCGAGCAGTTTGGCTTGATGGGCGAACTCAGCCGGCGCGTGATCGACATGGCCTTTTCACAGAAGGCTGCCTGGGCTGGCTCCGGCATCCCCGGCATCACGCTGAGCATCAACCTGTCCGGCCAGAATTTCGACGATCTGAAATTGCTCGAATACATCTTCGAACGGGCCCACCACTATCGCATCGTGCCGGATGAAATCATCTTCGAGGTCACCGAAAGTCAGGCCATGCGCAATCTGGCCAAGTCCGCGCACTTCATTGCCACGCTGCAGGAGGTCGGCTTTCAATTCGCGCTCGATGATTTCGGTGTCGATTTCGCCTCCTTCAATTATCTCAAACGCCTGCCGGTCAATATCATCAAGATCGACGGCAGCTTCATCCGTGACATCGACAGCTGTCCGCGCGACCAGGCCCTGACCCGCGCCATCTGCGAAATTGCCCGGGCCTTTGGCATGCAAACGGTGGCCGAGCAGATCGAGAATGCCGAGACCCTGGCCCGTTTGCGAGAGATCGGCGTGTCCTATGGCCAGGGTTGGTATTTCGCCAGGGCCATGCCGGCTGAAATCTTTGCGGCGCAATGGGGCGTACAGTCCGCCTGCCCTCAGCCCTGA
- a CDS encoding form I ribulose bisphosphate carboxylase large subunit, translating into MAVKTYNAGVKEYRQTYWMPEYTPLDTDLLACFKITPQPGVDREEAAAAVAAESSTGTWTTVWTDLLTDMDYYKGRAYRIEDVPGDDTAFYAFIAYPIDLFEEGSVVNVFTSLVGNVFGFKAVRALRLEDVRFPIAYVKTCGGPPNGIQVERDKLNKYGRPMLGCTIKPKLGLSAKNYGRAVYECLRGGLDFTKDDENVNSQPFMRWRDRFLFVADAIHNAEAETGERKGHYLNVTAPTPEEMYKRAEFAKELDMPIIMHDFLTGGFCANTGLANWCRDNGLLLHIHRAMHAVIDRNPHHGIHFRVLTKALRLSGGDHLHSGTVVGKLEGDREATLGWIDLMRESFIPEDRSRGIFFDQDWGSMPGVFPVASGGIHVWHMPALVSIFGDDSVLQFGGGTLGHPWGNAAGAAANRVALEACVEARNEGRQVEREGKEILTEAAKHSPELKIAMETWKEIKFEFDTVDKLDVQNR; encoded by the coding sequence ATGGCAGTCAAGACTTACAACGCTGGTGTGAAGGAATATCGCCAGACGTACTGGATGCCCGAATACACGCCGCTGGACACCGATCTGCTGGCGTGCTTCAAGATCACCCCGCAGCCGGGCGTGGACCGCGAAGAAGCCGCCGCCGCCGTGGCCGCTGAATCCTCCACCGGCACCTGGACCACGGTTTGGACCGATCTGCTGACAGATATGGACTACTACAAGGGTCGCGCGTACCGCATCGAGGACGTGCCTGGCGACGACACCGCTTTCTATGCCTTCATTGCCTATCCGATCGACCTCTTTGAAGAAGGTTCCGTGGTGAACGTGTTCACCTCGCTGGTGGGCAACGTGTTCGGCTTCAAGGCTGTTCGCGCCCTGCGCCTGGAGGACGTGCGCTTCCCGATCGCCTACGTCAAGACCTGTGGTGGCCCGCCCAATGGCATCCAGGTGGAACGCGACAAGCTGAACAAGTACGGCCGCCCGATGCTCGGCTGCACCATCAAGCCCAAGCTCGGTCTGTCCGCCAAGAACTACGGCCGCGCCGTGTATGAGTGCCTGCGCGGCGGTCTGGACTTCACCAAGGACGACGAAAACGTCAACTCCCAGCCCTTCATGCGCTGGCGTGACCGCTTCCTGTTCGTGGCTGACGCCATCCACAATGCCGAAGCCGAGACTGGCGAGCGCAAGGGCCACTATCTGAACGTGACCGCGCCGACCCCGGAAGAGATGTACAAGCGTGCCGAGTTCGCCAAGGAACTCGATATGCCCATCATCATGCATGACTTCCTGACCGGCGGCTTCTGCGCCAACACGGGTCTGGCCAACTGGTGCCGCGACAACGGCCTGCTGCTGCACATTCACCGCGCCATGCACGCCGTGATCGACCGTAACCCGCACCACGGTATCCATTTCCGCGTGCTGACCAAGGCCCTGCGTCTGTCCGGCGGCGATCACCTGCACTCCGGCACCGTGGTTGGCAAGCTCGAAGGCGACCGCGAGGCCACCCTGGGCTGGATCGATCTCATGCGCGAATCCTTCATCCCCGAAGACCGCAGCCGTGGCATCTTCTTCGACCAGGACTGGGGCTCCATGCCTGGCGTCTTCCCGGTCGCTTCCGGCGGTATCCACGTATGGCACATGCCGGCCCTCGTGAGCATCTTCGGTGACGACTCCGTGCTGCAGTTCGGTGGCGGCACCCTGGGCCATCCCTGGGGCAATGCGGCCGGCGCCGCGGCCAACCGCGTGGCGCTGGAAGCCTGCGTCGAGGCCCGCAACGAAGGTCGCCAGGTCGAGCGCGAAGGCAAGGAGATCCTGACCGAGGCCGCCAAGCACAGCCCCGAGCTCAAGATCGCCATGGAAACCTGGAAAGAGATCAAGTTCGAGTTCGACACCGTCGACAAGCTCGACGTGCAGAACCGTTGA
- a CDS encoding CsoS2 family carboxysome shell protein, which yields MPEQTALSGRELSRTRRAMLAQSGKSGAAKAVARPTRAAAPKPVESSASSRSVQSPAPVSRETAQTALSGRELSRTRRAMLAQSGKSGAAKAVARPQAPRPVESRAVPAPVEAQPSRNASPAAAAPKVDTALDSLCEIVEQDPSALGDNSNEVRRICRDRRRALATQGKSALPARPGTQARQPDGRSASANRMDANGSGRLTAKERRAEMSRIGRGSAPPARPVRERPKGAAPVKVEVGTTLSGMAVTGTMVERNPQITGGESGTCRNITGTEYIGAEQFDTFCGTRPEPASPRVAVTTTGFGNRVTTNAPVGRSNRMTGDEAGSCRSVTGVEYLGDEHFATFCESKGLTSRPEKVVMGMTARKGLPVSGSDEARPARITGFEHGATQNVTGSQYADAGVSRMTINGPAKVALTHTLAGRPVSGTVVGASVKVTGEEAGLCRNVSGTEYLSTEQFQSICNTRAEPAPAKVGVDKSLGGQRITGNLVDASEKVTGNEPGTNERVTGAQYGSPAMRRNSVEKVAEMRTLAGRAMTGTMVGRDPKLTGDEHGGCQPVTGTEYYGRESFDAYCSGTPAPAAAKVGLSQTGRGLVMSGTMLERSEHVTGNEPGSSLPISGTPYAGQPLAASGAGDYAAMPAATMAGSRMPPRRSRFLAPADMPMPQMPEPVVVEERRPAGFSINSPARYAQEARKRVTGSFHGGSSTITGPSAMADGLVSGTPEFRYRDDMGAQRAVQPAPVLVQPAVAPAQMVAAAAEVPPPSRITGDGREAGTRITGDDWTRSGRVTGTEGRWAQSRNPTLRGEVRNMIPFARANKEVERVEVPPAKVTGASGNSAKGAMITVSGGARG from the coding sequence ATGCCTGAACAGACTGCATTGAGTGGCCGGGAGTTGTCCCGGACTCGACGTGCCATGCTGGCCCAGAGTGGCAAGAGCGGGGCGGCAAAGGCCGTTGCCCGTCCGACCCGAGCGGCAGCGCCGAAGCCCGTCGAGAGTTCTGCTTCGTCTAGATCGGTGCAAAGTCCCGCTCCGGTAAGTCGGGAAACGGCACAGACTGCATTGAGTGGCCGGGAGTTGTCCCGGACTCGACGTGCCATGCTGGCCCAGAGTGGCAAGAGCGGGGCGGCAAAGGCCGTTGCCCGTCCGCAAGCGCCCAGGCCGGTTGAAAGCCGGGCGGTGCCAGCCCCTGTGGAAGCACAGCCTTCCAGGAACGCTTCTCCGGCAGCAGCGGCGCCAAAGGTCGATACAGCGCTGGATTCCCTGTGCGAAATCGTTGAGCAAGATCCATCGGCGCTCGGCGACAACAGTAATGAAGTACGCAGGATCTGTCGTGACCGGCGTCGCGCCCTGGCGACTCAAGGCAAGAGCGCCTTGCCCGCCAGGCCAGGCACGCAGGCGCGGCAACCTGATGGTCGGAGCGCATCTGCCAACCGCATGGATGCAAATGGCAGTGGAAGATTGACCGCCAAGGAGCGGCGCGCCGAAATGAGCCGCATTGGTCGTGGCAGTGCCCCGCCAGCGCGTCCCGTAAGGGAACGGCCGAAAGGTGCCGCGCCAGTGAAGGTGGAAGTCGGTACCACCCTTTCCGGCATGGCTGTGACCGGCACCATGGTGGAGCGCAACCCGCAGATTACGGGCGGCGAATCCGGGACCTGCAGGAACATCACGGGCACGGAGTACATTGGCGCGGAACAGTTCGATACGTTCTGCGGCACGCGCCCGGAACCTGCCAGCCCCAGAGTGGCCGTGACCACGACAGGCTTCGGCAACCGCGTCACCACCAACGCGCCTGTCGGGCGTTCCAACCGGATGACCGGTGACGAGGCGGGTAGCTGCAGGTCGGTCACCGGTGTCGAGTACCTGGGGGACGAGCACTTTGCGACCTTCTGCGAAAGCAAGGGCCTGACGAGTCGCCCGGAAAAGGTGGTCATGGGCATGACCGCTCGCAAGGGGCTTCCGGTATCCGGCAGCGATGAGGCACGCCCTGCGCGGATCACCGGCTTTGAGCACGGCGCCACACAGAACGTCACCGGATCACAGTATGCGGATGCTGGTGTGTCTCGCATGACCATCAATGGCCCGGCCAAGGTGGCGCTGACGCATACCCTGGCAGGCCGCCCGGTTTCAGGCACGGTCGTGGGGGCCTCGGTCAAGGTGACGGGCGAGGAGGCGGGTTTGTGCCGGAATGTCTCAGGCACCGAATACCTCTCGACCGAGCAGTTCCAGTCGATTTGCAATACCAGGGCCGAGCCTGCGCCAGCCAAGGTTGGCGTTGACAAAAGTCTGGGTGGGCAGCGCATCACGGGCAACCTGGTGGACGCTTCCGAGAAGGTGACCGGTAACGAGCCTGGGACAAACGAGCGCGTAACTGGCGCCCAGTACGGTTCCCCGGCAATGCGCCGCAACAGTGTCGAGAAGGTTGCGGAAATGCGCACCCTGGCAGGTCGCGCAATGACAGGCACCATGGTGGGCCGAGACCCAAAATTGACCGGTGACGAGCACGGAGGGTGCCAGCCCGTCACCGGTACCGAGTACTACGGTCGTGAATCCTTCGACGCGTATTGCTCAGGCACCCCGGCACCCGCCGCCGCCAAGGTGGGATTGAGCCAGACCGGTCGCGGTCTGGTCATGTCCGGCACGATGCTGGAGCGATCCGAGCATGTGACCGGAAACGAACCGGGCAGCAGTCTACCCATCAGTGGAACGCCATACGCCGGTCAGCCTCTGGCAGCCAGTGGTGCTGGAGACTACGCGGCAATGCCGGCGGCCACCATGGCTGGGAGCCGCATGCCACCCCGGCGCTCGCGGTTTCTGGCACCGGCTGACATGCCCATGCCACAGATGCCTGAACCTGTGGTGGTAGAGGAGCGCAGGCCTGCTGGCTTCAGTATCAACTCGCCGGCACGTTATGCCCAGGAGGCGCGAAAACGGGTGACTGGTAGCTTTCATGGTGGAAGCAGCACCATTACCGGTCCTTCAGCCATGGCGGATGGCCTGGTTTCCGGTACTCCGGAGTTCCGCTACCGTGATGACATGGGTGCTCAGCGTGCAGTCCAGCCCGCTCCGGTCCTTGTCCAGCCCGCTGTGGCCCCGGCTCAGATGGTAGCCGCTGCGGCAGAGGTCCCCCCGCCATCCCGGATAACGGGTGACGGTCGCGAGGCGGGAACCCGGATAACGGGTGACGACTGGACCCGCAGCGGTCGGGTGACAGGCACGGAGGGACGTTGGGCCCAAAGCCGGAATCCCACTCTGCGAGGCGAGGTGCGCAACATGATCCCGTTTGCCCGTGCAAACAAGGAAGTGGAGCGCGTAGAGGTGCCACCAGCCAAGGTTACGGGCGCAAGCGGCAATAGCGCCAAGGGAGCGATGATCACCGTTTCTGGCGGGGCCAGGGGCTAA
- a CDS encoding 5-(carboxyamino)imidazole ribonucleotide synthase, which yields MILPEATLGVLGGGQLGRMFTMAARTLGYRVVVLDPDPHSPAGSVADEQIIAPYADEAALTVLAGRCAAVTTEFENVPAASLDFLADRCLVRPGAAALRVAQDRIQEKTWLRGQGFATAPFAVVRNRRDLEDGFAGIGGPALLKVSRFGYDGKGQARVDSLEEVRTAFRAMGEEACVLEGFLPLDRELSVVLARGCDGEIASFPVAENQHENGILDLSIVPARVGHATAQLARDMAESIARKLDYIGVLAVEFFLLSDGSLRINEIAPRPHNSGHYTLDACLTDQFEQQVRALCGLPLGDTRLLSPVVMLNLLGDVWCGERARWEAVFREPAAKLHLYGKREARAGRKMGHVNVLAEDVDDALSRAEALRRNLACPDP from the coding sequence GTGATCCTCCCCGAAGCGACCCTGGGCGTGCTCGGCGGTGGCCAACTCGGGCGCATGTTCACCATGGCCGCGCGCACCCTGGGCTATCGTGTCGTCGTGCTCGACCCCGACCCGCATAGTCCCGCCGGCAGCGTGGCCGACGAGCAGATCATTGCCCCTTATGCCGATGAAGCGGCACTGACGGTCCTGGCCGGGCGCTGTGCCGCAGTGACCACCGAGTTCGAGAACGTGCCTGCGGCCAGTCTGGATTTCCTGGCGGATCGCTGCCTCGTGCGACCAGGGGCCGCCGCGTTGCGCGTGGCCCAGGATCGGATCCAGGAAAAGACCTGGCTACGCGGGCAGGGCTTTGCCACCGCGCCTTTCGCCGTGGTCCGCAATCGCCGGGATCTCGAGGATGGCTTTGCCGGCATCGGCGGGCCAGCGCTCCTGAAGGTCAGCCGCTTTGGCTATGACGGCAAGGGCCAGGCACGGGTGGACAGCCTTGAGGAGGTACGCACCGCTTTCAGGGCGATGGGCGAAGAGGCCTGTGTGCTGGAAGGCTTCCTGCCGCTGGATCGCGAGCTCTCCGTGGTGCTGGCGCGCGGCTGTGATGGCGAAATCGCCAGTTTTCCGGTTGCCGAGAACCAGCACGAAAACGGCATTCTCGATCTGAGCATCGTACCTGCGCGAGTCGGCCATGCCACCGCGCAACTTGCCAGGGACATGGCCGAAAGCATCGCCCGGAAGCTCGACTACATCGGCGTGCTGGCGGTCGAATTCTTCCTGCTCAGCGATGGCAGTCTGCGCATCAACGAGATTGCGCCGCGCCCGCACAACAGCGGTCATTACACCCTGGATGCCTGCCTGACCGACCAGTTCGAGCAGCAGGTGCGCGCACTGTGCGGCCTGCCGCTGGGCGATACCCGTCTGCTCTCGCCGGTGGTCATGCTCAACCTGCTGGGCGATGTCTGGTGCGGCGAGCGGGCCCGCTGGGAAGCTGTCTTCCGCGAACCGGCAGCCAAGCTGCATCTCTACGGCAAGCGGGAAGCGCGCGCGGGACGCAAGATGGGACATGTCAACGTGCTGGCGGAAGACGTGGATGACGCCCTCTCCCGGGCCGAGGCCCTGCGCCGCAATCTGGCCTGCCCCGATCCCTGA
- a CDS encoding carboxysome shell carbonic anhydrase encodes MNTRNAYALRARSAPSGGRRRGNSPEPRGDQAAAPQSRAKASLPGQMAAISHSTGTSSRVVRFGRHALVDQATNARLALCEKTVKGRFDGIVPTLKEISALQHEPDFPARAQAVALQQLGHELPAEILEKAWVSGLDLKALFVYSKFQALKLSAVQFSEDLKRQAESAQDAQNFFLDCGFHAVDISACSDGRLKGLMRYILRLPVTSLTRRTAYAGTLFDVESDVQHWVATELSRFREGVPSTSDSGTRYLKVAVYHTSSSQPCKQGCAAHGSNEHQALEAALERLYQFRQAIENAFCCGASTDLLLIGVDTDTDAIKVHVPDAKGDLSAYRFVDNAQVYADTLDLSADRARLAVYDAVRQASQASGWGVGQGEPHEGMRRLITNLLINNLSQIEYVGELYGGRYPDIGHAERYVIVGDGIEEVQMRNISYYAHLNTVEEGAADLDVGIKIFKGLNVSRGLPIPVAIHYRYDLRVPGSRDRAVAKAQRVQSAIMARYPELCATGMLACHLSVQDLPLGSPVENVEGDC; translated from the coding sequence ATGAACACCCGCAATGCCTATGCCCTGCGCGCCCGTAGCGCTCCCTCCGGGGGGCGCCGTCGGGGCAACTCGCCCGAACCGCGCGGCGATCAGGCAGCGGCACCGCAGTCAAGGGCGAAGGCGAGCTTGCCTGGTCAGATGGCAGCAATATCGCACAGCACAGGGACGTCCAGCCGGGTTGTTCGCTTCGGACGCCATGCACTGGTCGATCAGGCAACCAATGCGCGTCTGGCTCTCTGCGAGAAGACAGTGAAGGGCCGCTTCGATGGTATCGTACCGACCTTGAAGGAGATCTCCGCCCTGCAGCACGAGCCGGATTTCCCGGCGCGTGCCCAGGCAGTGGCCTTGCAGCAGCTGGGCCATGAGTTGCCGGCAGAAATCCTGGAGAAGGCCTGGGTATCGGGGCTCGATCTGAAGGCGCTGTTTGTTTACAGCAAATTCCAGGCGCTCAAGCTTTCGGCGGTGCAGTTCTCCGAGGATCTGAAAAGGCAGGCTGAATCAGCGCAGGATGCCCAGAACTTCTTTCTGGACTGTGGTTTCCATGCCGTGGATATCAGTGCCTGCTCCGATGGGCGGCTGAAGGGTCTGATGCGCTACATCCTGCGTCTGCCCGTCACCTCATTGACCAGGCGTACGGCATACGCTGGCACCCTGTTCGATGTGGAAAGTGATGTGCAGCACTGGGTGGCAACGGAATTGAGCCGTTTCCGTGAGGGCGTGCCAAGCACCTCGGACTCCGGCACCCGGTACCTGAAAGTGGCGGTATATCACACCAGTTCCTCGCAGCCCTGCAAGCAGGGGTGTGCGGCACACGGCAGCAATGAGCATCAGGCCCTTGAGGCTGCCTTGGAGCGTCTCTACCAGTTCCGCCAGGCCATCGAGAATGCCTTTTGTTGCGGGGCCAGTACCGACCTGCTGCTGATCGGGGTGGATACGGATACGGACGCCATCAAGGTCCATGTGCCTGACGCCAAGGGGGATCTGTCGGCATATCGCTTCGTCGACAATGCCCAGGTTTATGCCGACACCCTGGATCTGAGCGCAGACCGGGCGCGCCTGGCAGTATACGACGCCGTGCGTCAGGCCAGTCAGGCCAGTGGCTGGGGGGTTGGACAGGGCGAACCTCATGAAGGTATGCGGCGCCTGATCACGAATCTGCTCATCAACAATCTGTCGCAGATTGAATATGTGGGAGAGCTGTATGGTGGCCGTTATCCCGACATTGGTCATGCCGAGCGCTATGTCATCGTGGGTGACGGCATTGAAGAAGTACAGATGCGCAACATCTCCTACTATGCCCATTTGAATACGGTCGAGGAAGGGGCGGCGGATCTGGATGTCGGCATCAAGATCTTCAAGGGGCTGAATGTAAGCCGCGGCTTGCCCATTCCGGTGGCCATCCACTATCGCTATGACCTGCGCGTGCCTGGTTCTCGCGATCGCGCGGTTGCCAAGGCGCAAAGGGTGCAGTCTGCCATCATGGCGCGCTATCCCGAGCTTTGTGCGACAGGTATGCTGGCTTGCCATCTCTCTGTGCAGGATCTGCCCTTGGGCAGTCCGGTAGAGAATGTGGAAGGAGATTGTTGA
- a CDS encoding LysR family transcriptional regulator produces the protein MNVTFRQLKVFEAVARHLSYTRAASELYLTQPAVSMQIKQLEEVVGLPLFEQIGKRIFLTDAGSELHRYARNISQQLDEAREVLEEMKGIQRGRLNISVATTAIYFAPTLLGAFHKRYPGIGVSMDVANRETLLQQLENNEIDMAIMGQPPEELNMVADAFLYNPLVVIAPPDHPLARQKNIDPVRLADEVFVLREPGSGTRSAAEKFFSRRGVQLRTAMVMSSLEAIKQAVQASLGLAIVSTHTIKQELELGRLVVLDIKTLPIQRQWYLVHREDKRLSVVAQSFKDFMLAEASKLLS, from the coding sequence ATGAACGTCACTTTCCGGCAACTCAAAGTCTTCGAAGCCGTGGCCCGTCACCTGAGCTATACCCGTGCGGCCTCCGAACTTTACCTGACCCAGCCCGCTGTATCAATGCAGATCAAGCAACTGGAAGAAGTGGTGGGCCTGCCGCTTTTCGAGCAGATCGGCAAGCGCATCTTTCTGACCGATGCCGGAAGCGAACTGCATCGCTATGCTCGCAACATCTCCCAACAGCTCGACGAAGCCAGGGAGGTGCTGGAGGAAATGAAGGGCATTCAGCGCGGACGGCTCAACATTTCGGTGGCGACCACTGCCATCTACTTCGCCCCCACCCTGCTCGGGGCATTCCACAAGCGTTATCCCGGCATCGGCGTGAGCATGGACGTGGCGAATCGGGAAACCTTGCTGCAGCAACTGGAAAACAATGAAATCGATATGGCGATCATGGGCCAGCCCCCGGAGGAGCTGAACATGGTGGCGGATGCCTTCCTTTATAATCCGCTGGTGGTCATCGCACCGCCGGATCATCCACTGGCCCGTCAGAAGAACATCGACCCGGTCCGGCTGGCCGATGAAGTGTTCGTGTTGCGCGAGCCTGGCTCCGGTACCCGTAGCGCCGCCGAGAAATTCTTTTCAAGGCGTGGCGTGCAACTGCGCACGGCCATGGTGATGAGCAGCCTGGAAGCCATCAAGCAGGCCGTGCAGGCAAGCCTGGGCCTGGCCATCGTATCCACGCACACCATCAAACAGGAGCTGGAACTTGGGAGACTGGTAGTCCTGGATATCAAGACGCTGCCGATTCAGCGGCAGTGGTATCTGGTACACCGGGAGGACAAGCGCCTGTCCGTGGTGGCACAGAGCTTCAAGGATTTCATGCTGGCGGAGGCATCGAAGCTGCTGTCCTGA
- a CDS encoding carboxysome peptide A, which produces MKIMQVEKTLVSTNRIAELGHRPLLVVREKAGGGRQVAVDAIGCIPGDWVICVGSSAAREAAGSKEYPSDLTIVGIIDHWKAE; this is translated from the coding sequence ATGAAGATCATGCAGGTTGAAAAAACGCTGGTCTCCACCAACCGGATCGCCGAACTCGGGCACCGTCCCCTGCTGGTGGTGCGGGAAAAGGCCGGCGGTGGGCGCCAGGTGGCGGTGGACGCCATCGGTTGCATCCCCGGCGACTGGGTGATCTGTGTCGGTTCGTCCGCGGCGCGCGAGGCTGCTGGCAGCAAGGAATATCCATCCGATCTGACCATCGTCGGCATCATCGACCACTGGAAGGCCGAGTAG
- a CDS encoding ribulose bisphosphate carboxylase small subunit produces MADVQDYKQETRYETFSYLPTLSSDAVRKQIQFMVNQGWNPAVEHVEPSRSFNHFWYMWKLPMFGEQNVDRILAELEACRREYPNHLIRLIGYDNYSQSQGLSFVVYRGGR; encoded by the coding sequence ATGGCTGATGTCCAGGATTACAAGCAGGAAACCAGGTACGAAACGTTCTCCTATCTGCCCACGCTGTCTTCCGACGCCGTGCGCAAGCAGATCCAGTTCATGGTAAACCAGGGCTGGAATCCGGCGGTCGAGCATGTAGAGCCGTCGCGGTCCTTCAATCACTTCTGGTACATGTGGAAACTCCCGATGTTTGGTGAGCAGAACGTGGATCGTATCCTGGCCGAACTCGAGGCCTGCCGCCGGGAATACCCCAATCACCTCATCCGGTTGATTGGCTATGATAATTATTCCCAGAGCCAGGGCCTGTCATTCGTCGTGTATCGCGGCGGCAGGTAG